The proteins below are encoded in one region of Citrobacter enshiensis:
- a CDS encoding HlyD family secretion protein, whose translation MDLLIVLTYVALAWAVFKIFRIPVNQWTLATAALGGVFLVSGLILLMNYNHPYTFTAQKAVISIPITPQVTGIVSEVTDKNNQLIKKGEVLFKLDPVRYQARVDRLQADLVTETHNIQTLKAQLAEAQANTTRVSAERDRLFKDYQRYLKGSQAKVNPFSESDIDNARQNYLAQDAMVKGSVAEQAQIQSQLDSMVNGEQSQIVSLRAQLAEARYNLEQTVIRAPSNGYVTQVLIRPGTYAAALPLRPVMVFIPEQKRQIVAQFRQNSLLRLEAGDDAEVVFNALPGQVFHGKLNSVLPVVPGGSYQAQGVLQSLTVVPGTDGVLALIDLDPNAEVEALPDGIYAQVAVYSDHFAHVSVMRKVLLRMTSWMHYLYLDH comes from the coding sequence ATGGATCTGCTGATTGTGTTGACCTACGTGGCGTTGGCGTGGGCGGTATTTAAGATTTTCAGGATCCCGGTCAATCAATGGACGTTGGCAACGGCAGCGTTAGGCGGTGTATTTTTGGTGAGTGGGCTCATTCTCTTAATGAACTACAACCACCCCTACACCTTTACGGCACAGAAAGCGGTTATTTCCATCCCGATTACGCCGCAGGTCACCGGCATTGTTAGCGAAGTGACGGATAAAAATAATCAGTTGATTAAAAAGGGTGAGGTGTTGTTTAAACTCGACCCTGTTCGTTATCAGGCGCGGGTCGATCGCCTGCAGGCTGACCTGGTGACGGAAACGCATAATATACAGACGTTAAAAGCGCAACTCGCTGAAGCGCAGGCGAATACCACGCGGGTATCCGCCGAACGCGATCGGCTGTTCAAAGATTATCAGCGTTACCTGAAAGGCAGCCAGGCGAAGGTGAATCCTTTCTCTGAAAGCGATATCGATAATGCGCGGCAAAACTATCTGGCACAGGATGCCATGGTAAAAGGCTCCGTTGCAGAACAAGCGCAAATTCAGAGTCAGTTAGACAGTATGGTCAACGGCGAGCAGTCGCAGATCGTCAGCCTGAGAGCACAACTGGCGGAAGCCAGGTATAACCTTGAACAAACGGTGATTCGCGCGCCCAGCAACGGCTATGTCACCCAGGTGCTTATCCGTCCTGGTACCTATGCGGCCGCGCTACCGTTACGCCCGGTGATGGTATTTATTCCTGAGCAAAAACGACAAATCGTTGCACAATTCCGCCAAAACTCGTTGTTACGTCTTGAAGCGGGCGATGATGCGGAAGTGGTGTTCAACGCGCTGCCAGGGCAAGTTTTTCACGGCAAACTGAACAGCGTTTTGCCGGTGGTCCCCGGCGGTTCTTATCAGGCTCAGGGGGTATTGCAGTCGCTGACGGTGGTTCCGGGAACGGATGGCGTCCTCGCGCTGATTGATTTGGATCCGAACGCCGAAGTAGAAGCATTACCCGATGGTATCTATGCGCAGGTGGCTGTTTACTCTGACCATTTCGCCCATGTGTCCGTCATGCGTAAGGTATTGCTGCGCATGACCAGCTGGATGCACTATCTCTATTTGGATCACTAA
- a CDS encoding glutathione S-transferase, which translates to MKLIGSYTSPFVRKISILLLEKGITFEFVNELPYNAENSVADYNPLGKVPALVTDDGEFWFDSPIIAEYIELLDIAPAMLPREPMASLKVRQIEALADGIMDAGLVSVREQARPAAQQSETELLRQREKINRSLDALEGYLAKGTITTDTVNLATIAIACAVGYLNFRRVAPGWCVDRPQLVKLVETLFSRESFARTEPPKA; encoded by the coding sequence ATGAAACTCATCGGCAGCTACACCAGCCCATTTGTACGCAAAATTTCCATTCTGTTGCTGGAAAAGGGCATCACCTTCGAATTTGTTAATGAACTCCCTTACAACGCAGAAAATAGCGTGGCGGATTATAACCCGCTGGGCAAAGTCCCCGCGCTGGTGACTGATGATGGGGAGTTCTGGTTCGATTCGCCCATCATTGCGGAATATATCGAATTGCTGGATATCGCTCCGGCCATGCTGCCGCGTGAACCGATGGCGTCACTGAAAGTTCGGCAGATTGAAGCGCTGGCGGACGGAATCATGGACGCTGGGCTGGTTTCTGTTCGTGAACAGGCGCGGCCTGCAGCACAGCAATCAGAAACGGAGCTGCTGCGCCAGCGGGAGAAGATCAACCGCAGTCTGGATGCGCTGGAGGGCTATCTCGCGAAGGGGACGATCACCACCGATACGGTAAACCTGGCCACTATCGCGATTGCCTGCGCGGTGGGCTACCTCAACTTTCGCCGCGTGGCGCCGGGCTGGTGTGTGGACAGACCGCAGTTAGTCAAACTGGTCGAAACACTCTTTAGTCGCGAAAGCTTCGCGCGCACGGAACCGCCAAAGGCTTGA